The bacterium genome has a window encoding:
- a CDS encoding cytochrome bc complex cytochrome b subunit, with translation MSTTVAKSSFWRERFPIDAVAHFFAKKTVPMHRHTIWYYLGGMTLFFFLIQVGTGVLLLLYYRPTAEAAFESVQFIMTKVRFGWLIRSLHSWSANLMVAAAMIHMFSVFFMKSYRKPREITWVSGVLLFFLALAFGFTGYLLPWNTLAYFATKVGTEIASVVPIVGHDLLLFLRGGEEVTGATLTRLFGFHVAVLPMLTTALLGLHLLLVQVQGMSVPPQAEAQAAQRKPMPFFPYFLMRDLVGWLVALGVLAALAALFPWELGEKADPFASAPPGIKPEWYFLFMFQTLKYIPAKILFMDGEVLGILAFGLVGVFWLLVPFLDRRPEAGGRTRWFTVFGWVAIAFIAVMSLIAYVVPQTF, from the coding sequence ATGTCCACAACCGTTGCGAAAAGCAGTTTCTGGCGCGAGCGTTTTCCGATCGACGCCGTCGCGCATTTCTTTGCCAAGAAGACGGTGCCGATGCATCGCCATACGATTTGGTATTATCTCGGCGGCATGACGCTGTTCTTCTTTCTCATCCAAGTCGGCACCGGGGTGTTGCTGCTGCTCTACTATCGTCCCACCGCTGAGGCCGCATTCGAGAGTGTGCAATTCATCATGACCAAAGTGCGGTTCGGCTGGCTGATTCGTTCGCTGCACAGTTGGTCGGCGAATCTGATGGTGGCGGCGGCCATGATTCACATGTTCAGCGTGTTTTTCATGAAATCCTATCGCAAGCCGCGCGAGATCACCTGGGTCTCGGGCGTCTTGCTGTTTTTTCTGGCACTCGCCTTCGGCTTCACCGGCTACCTGTTGCCGTGGAATACGCTGGCTTACTTCGCCACCAAGGTCGGCACGGAGATCGCTTCCGTCGTGCCGATCGTCGGGCACGATTTGCTGCTCTTCCTGCGCGGCGGTGAGGAAGTGACCGGCGCGACCCTGACCCGCTTGTTCGGCTTCCACGTGGCAGTGCTGCCCATGCTCACCACCGCGCTGCTGGGCTTGCACTTGTTGCTGGTGCAAGTGCAGGGCATGAGCGTGCCGCCGCAAGCAGAAGCGCAAGCCGCCCAACGCAAGCCCATGCCGTTTTTCCCCTATTTTCTGATGCGTGATCTGGTCGGCTGGCTGGTGGCGCTCGGCGTGCTTGCTGCGCTCGCCGCACTCTTCCCCTGGGAGCTGGGCGAGAAGGCCGATCCCTTTGCGTCGGCGCCGCCCGGGATCAAGCCGGAATGGTATTTTCTCTTCATGTTCCAGACCTTGAAGTACATTCCTGCGAAAATCCTCTTCATGGATGGCGAAGTGCTGGGCATTCTGGCGTTCGGGCTGGTCGGCGTGTTTTGGCTGTTGGTTCCCTTTCTGGATCGCCGGCCGGAGGCGGGAGGCCGCACGCGCTGGTTCACGGTATTCGGCTGGGTGGCGATTGCGTTCATCGCCGTCATGTCCCTGATTGCCTATGTCGTGCCCCAGACGTTTTGA
- a CDS encoding NapC/NirT family cytochrome c, with protein sequence MENATDNSRKLPSSFYNLISIVGAALAAFSFVAIIFLFVVDFFMQKSTPYLGIINYLVFPAVLILGLLLVPIGMWREHHRRAKFHALPSLPRVDLNIPHHRRMFALSVAVLSVFLLLTGVGSYQAYEFTESTRFCGTTCHTVMEPEYTAYQGSPHARVTCAGCHVGPGAGWYVQSKLSGLYQVYSVAFNKYPRPIPTPITNLRPARETCEQCHWPQAFFGSKQSERVHFIKDEANTRWTYNVLIKIGGGSPELGHTSGIHWHMNIANKIEYLPADESREVIPWVRSTNAKGEVTVYSADPSLQDGAAVDESKLRVMDCIDCHNRPTHIFKSPNVAVNAAMNFGRIDATLPMIKAAAVEALLPEYLTKETALAAIDSSLHAFFEQNYPEVAAAKAEQIKAAVTSVQDIYAKNNFPKMKASWRNYPDHIGHYLSPGCHRCHDGLHQSADGKAITHDCNACHLIIAQGDGETVKESNLEGLEFRHPVDIGDAWKETSCHECHGIAAGM encoded by the coding sequence ATGGAAAACGCGACTGACAACTCGCGCAAGCTCCCCAGTTCGTTTTACAACCTCATCAGCATCGTGGGCGCGGCGCTCGCGGCTTTCAGCTTTGTCGCCATTATTTTCCTGTTCGTCGTTGATTTTTTCATGCAAAAGTCAACGCCCTATCTGGGCATCATCAATTACCTGGTTTTCCCCGCGGTCTTGATTTTGGGCCTGCTGTTGGTGCCGATCGGCATGTGGCGCGAGCATCACCGCCGCGCCAAGTTTCACGCGCTGCCGTCGCTGCCGCGCGTCGACCTCAATATCCCCCATCATCGCCGCATGTTTGCGCTTTCGGTGGCGGTGCTCAGCGTGTTCCTGCTGCTCACCGGCGTCGGCAGCTATCAGGCCTATGAATTCACCGAATCCACCCGGTTTTGCGGCACCACCTGCCACACCGTGATGGAGCCGGAGTACACCGCCTATCAAGGTTCGCCGCATGCGCGCGTCACCTGCGCCGGCTGCCACGTGGGCCCGGGCGCGGGCTGGTATGTGCAATCGAAGCTCTCCGGCCTGTATCAAGTCTATTCCGTGGCCTTCAACAAATACCCGCGGCCGATTCCGACGCCGATCACCAACCTGCGGCCGGCGCGTGAAACCTGCGAGCAATGCCATTGGCCGCAGGCCTTTTTCGGCTCCAAGCAAAGCGAGCGCGTGCATTTCATAAAGGATGAAGCCAACACGCGCTGGACCTATAACGTGCTCATCAAAATCGGCGGCGGCAGCCCGGAGCTGGGGCATACCTCCGGTATTCACTGGCACATGAACATCGCCAACAAGATCGAATACCTGCCCGCCGATGAATCCCGCGAGGTGATTCCCTGGGTGCGTTCGACCAACGCCAAGGGCGAGGTGACGGTGTACTCCGCCGATCCCAGCCTGCAAGACGGTGCGGCCGTCGATGAAAGCAAGCTGCGGGTGATGGACTGCATCGACTGTCACAACCGTCCCACCCACATTTTCAAATCGCCCAACGTCGCGGTGAACGCGGCCATGAATTTCGGCCGGATCGACGCGACCCTGCCGATGATCAAAGCCGCAGCCGTGGAAGCCCTGCTGCCGGAGTATCTCACCAAGGAAACGGCGCTGGCGGCGATCGACTCCTCGTTGCATGCCTTCTTTGAACAGAACTATCCGGAGGTGGCGGCGGCAAAGGCGGAGCAAATCAAGGCAGCGGTGACGAGCGTGCAGGACATCTATGCCAAGAATAATTTTCCCAAAATGAAGGCGAGCTGGCGCAATTATCCCGATCACATCGGCCATTACCTCAGTCCTGGTTGTCATCGCTGCCATGACGGCCTGCATCAGAGCGCGGACGGCAAGGCCATCACGCATGATTGCAACGCCTGCCACCTGATTATCGCCCAGGGCGACGGCGAGACTGTGAAGGAAAGCAATCTGGAGGGATTGGAATTTCGCCATCCGGTTGACATCGGTGACGCCTGGAAGGAGACCAGTTGCCATGAATGCCACGGCATTGCGGCGGGTATGTAG
- a CDS encoding pyridoxamine 5'-phosphate oxidase family protein yields MDPESQQLLTRLLRTHRLAAFGTLRDGAPLVSLVLYAVSPDLSCFYIHASRLALHTQDLLHDARVSLMIAETDTPGRDPQTLARVSLRGEAAAVPPTAEDYAAIKSIYLQKFPESALHFELGDFSLYGIVPRTARYVAGFGKVFNLTAEDLRHAGSMGT; encoded by the coding sequence ATGGATCCTGAATCGCAACAGCTTCTCACCCGCTTGCTTCGGACGCACCGCCTCGCCGCTTTTGGCACGTTGCGGGATGGTGCGCCGCTGGTTTCGCTGGTGCTCTATGCCGTCTCGCCGGACTTGTCCTGCTTCTACATTCATGCCAGCCGGCTGGCTTTACACACCCAGGATCTCCTGCACGATGCCCGCGTCAGCCTGATGATCGCGGAAACCGACACGCCCGGCCGTGACCCCCAAACGCTGGCGCGCGTTTCGTTGCGCGGCGAAGCCGCCGCGGTGCCGCCCACAGCCGAGGATTATGCCGCGATCAAGTCCATCTACCTGCAAAAGTTCCCGGAATCGGCCCTGCATTTTGAGTTGGGCGATTTTTCCCTCTACGGCATTGTGCCGCGCACCGCTCGTTATGTTGCCGGCTTCGGCAAAGTCTTCAATCTCACCGCGGAAGATCTCCGGCATGCCGGTTCGATGGGCACGTAG
- a CDS encoding ZIP family metal transporter — MPVEILLQSVIAGLLASLACGLGALPLLFKRLDLANRTGLGYGFAGGLMLAASVYNLILPGLTMAEHTMNMAQVLPVLSGIVLGALFLWSVDRYLNEERLARDSWKRWGNRAQILIFLAMSVHSIPEGVAVGVGYASEKVYQTQLGSYIALAIAIHNIPEGLAVAIPLRSAGASIVKCFFAAFLTSLPQPIAAVPAAMASWFFQPLMPVLMGFAAGAMMFLILLEMIPDALHHEKPARIAWAFILGFCLMLLIQVVL, encoded by the coding sequence ATGCCAGTTGAGATTTTACTGCAGAGCGTGATCGCCGGGTTGTTGGCCAGTCTGGCATGCGGCTTGGGCGCTCTGCCGTTGCTGTTCAAGCGCCTGGATTTGGCAAACCGTACCGGCTTGGGCTATGGCTTTGCCGGCGGGTTGATGCTGGCGGCCTCGGTGTACAATCTCATCCTGCCGGGCCTGACCATGGCGGAGCACACGATGAACATGGCGCAGGTGCTGCCGGTGTTGAGCGGCATCGTGCTGGGGGCGTTGTTCTTGTGGAGCGTGGACCGTTACCTCAACGAGGAACGCCTGGCGCGTGACTCTTGGAAGCGCTGGGGCAATCGCGCCCAAATCCTGATCTTTCTGGCCATGAGCGTGCACAGCATTCCGGAGGGCGTGGCGGTGGGCGTCGGCTATGCCTCCGAGAAAGTCTACCAGACGCAGCTCGGCTCCTACATCGCGCTCGCCATCGCGATCCACAACATTCCGGAAGGGCTGGCGGTGGCCATTCCGCTGCGCTCGGCCGGGGCGAGCATCGTGAAGTGCTTTTTTGCGGCATTTCTCACCAGTCTGCCGCAGCCGATTGCAGCAGTGCCGGCGGCCATGGCCTCCTGGTTTTTCCAACCCCTCATGCCGGTGCTCATGGGCTTTGCGGCCGGCGCGATGATGTTCCTCATTCTGCTCGAGATGATTCCCGACGCCCTGCACCATGAAAAGCCCGCCAGAATTGCCTGGGCTTTCATTCTGGGCTTTTGCTTGATGCTGCTGATTCAGGTCGTCTTGTAA
- a CDS encoding cytochrome c3 family protein codes for MKIHNRLLILLLLAGFHRLPAQTREACLECHADPGLTTERGGRQVSLFVDVRALDKSTHKEVECISCHPDAAVEEFPHPEKLEPVNCATCHDDAQLDFDASIHGQALNRQAPYAPTCTECHGTHNILAASLPESPVFKMNIPYLCGKCHREGAPVANVYNISEHNILENYSESIHGEGMFKKGLMVSATCTDCHGRHMILPHTVPKSTISLHNVAKTCMQCHSRIEQVHQQVIRGELWEKRPGAIPACTDCHQPHRLRRGSLVLNVEDRACLKCHEQENLQRVTDGKVESMFVSKRDIENSSHKTIPCVKCHSDIDPQLARPCEPAGRVDCSNCHAKMAEEYFQSGHGQAYFEKKYDAPYCTTCHGNGHVTKSRLDETSPTYRSAIPTLCGDCHKQGGKAEQVPGLAEVNVLFDYSSSVHGKGLVEKGLLPVAICTDCHSSHYVLKHTDERSMVNPKNIPATCANCHRGIYKDFIKSVHFSATGESEEKLPTCMDCHSAHGIARVEQDAFMTEVTQQCGSCHKELAETYFDTMHGKAYRLGYLKAARCSDCHGAHAILGVNDPNSSVGLTNVVSTCQKCHADANRRFTGYLTHATHHDKVKYPILFYTYWGMTTLLVSVFGFFGVHTLLWLPRSFRAYKERKQHKETEGRYYIQRFTPAQRITHLFVIISFLSLALTGMMLKFSSMPWAGFIANLLGGVTVAGKIHRLAAIVTFGYFSYHLYTLIQKKRRERKSLLAFVFDAKSLWFNRQDLKDFAATVKWFLGRGERPAYGRWTYWEKFDYLAVFWGVAIIGTSGLMLWFPEFFTKFLPGWLINVATIIHSDEALLAVGFIFTVHFFNTHLRPEAFPMDKVIFTGVTPLEEYKAMRPREYEELKASGELRKVLVTKTISPRREKILQVFGFLFLSLGLILVGLIIYSVLFGYK; via the coding sequence ATGAAAATTCACAATCGACTTCTTATTCTGCTGCTGCTGGCCGGTTTTCACAGGCTGCCGGCACAAACGCGGGAAGCCTGCCTGGAATGCCATGCCGACCCCGGCTTGACCACGGAGCGCGGCGGCCGCCAAGTTTCACTCTTTGTGGACGTCAGGGCGCTGGACAAATCCACCCACAAAGAGGTGGAATGCATCTCCTGCCACCCCGATGCCGCCGTCGAAGAATTTCCGCATCCGGAAAAACTCGAGCCGGTCAACTGCGCAACTTGTCACGACGACGCGCAGCTCGATTTCGACGCCAGCATTCATGGCCAGGCGCTCAACCGCCAGGCGCCCTATGCGCCCACCTGCACGGAATGCCACGGCACCCACAACATTCTCGCGGCCAGCCTGCCGGAATCACCCGTCTTCAAGATGAACATTCCCTACTTGTGCGGCAAGTGTCATCGCGAAGGCGCGCCGGTGGCAAATGTGTACAACATCTCCGAACACAACATTCTGGAAAACTACAGCGAGAGCATTCATGGCGAGGGGATGTTCAAGAAGGGATTGATGGTCTCCGCCACGTGCACGGATTGCCACGGCCGGCACATGATCCTGCCGCATACCGTGCCCAAGTCCACCATCTCGTTGCACAATGTGGCGAAAACCTGCATGCAGTGCCACAGCCGCATCGAGCAGGTGCATCAGCAGGTGATCCGCGGCGAATTGTGGGAAAAACGGCCGGGCGCGATTCCGGCCTGCACCGATTGCCACCAGCCGCATCGCTTGCGCCGTGGCTCACTGGTGCTCAATGTCGAAGACCGCGCCTGTCTGAAGTGCCATGAGCAGGAAAATCTGCAGCGCGTGACCGACGGCAAAGTGGAATCGATGTTCGTCAGCAAGCGCGACATCGAGAACTCCTCCCACAAAACCATTCCCTGCGTCAAGTGCCACTCCGACATCGATCCGCAACTGGCGCGGCCGTGTGAGCCGGCCGGCCGAGTGGATTGTTCCAATTGCCACGCCAAGATGGCCGAAGAGTATTTTCAAAGCGGCCATGGCCAGGCCTATTTCGAAAAGAAGTACGATGCGCCCTATTGCACCACCTGTCACGGCAACGGCCATGTGACCAAATCGCGGCTGGATGAAACCTCGCCTACCTATCGCTCCGCGATTCCCACGCTCTGCGGCGATTGCCACAAGCAAGGCGGCAAGGCGGAGCAGGTGCCGGGCTTGGCGGAAGTCAACGTGCTGTTTGACTATTCCTCCAGCGTGCACGGCAAGGGCCTGGTCGAGAAAGGCTTGTTGCCGGTGGCCATCTGCACCGACTGCCACAGCTCGCACTACGTGTTGAAACACACGGACGAGCGTTCCATGGTCAATCCCAAGAATATTCCGGCGACCTGTGCCAACTGTCACCGCGGCATCTACAAAGATTTCATCAAGAGCGTGCATTTCAGCGCCACGGGTGAGAGCGAGGAGAAGCTGCCGACCTGCATGGATTGCCATTCGGCACACGGCATTGCGCGCGTCGAGCAGGACGCTTTCATGACCGAAGTCACGCAGCAATGCGGCTCCTGCCACAAGGAGCTCGCCGAAACCTATTTCGACACCATGCACGGCAAGGCCTATCGCCTGGGCTATCTGAAGGCCGCGCGCTGTTCGGATTGCCACGGTGCTCACGCGATTCTGGGCGTGAACGATCCCAATTCCTCGGTCGGTCTCACCAACGTGGTCAGCACCTGCCAGAAATGCCACGCGGACGCCAACCGCCGCTTCACCGGCTATCTCACGCATGCCACCCACCACGATAAAGTCAAATATCCAATTCTATTTTACACCTACTGGGGCATGACCACCCTGCTGGTGTCGGTGTTCGGTTTTTTTGGCGTGCACACCCTGCTTTGGCTGCCGCGCTCCTTCCGGGCCTACAAGGAAAGAAAACAGCACAAGGAGACGGAGGGCAGGTACTACATTCAGCGCTTCACGCCGGCGCAGCGCATTACACATTTGTTCGTGATCATCAGCTTCTTGTCGCTGGCGCTGACCGGCATGATGCTGAAGTTTTCCAGCATGCCCTGGGCCGGCTTCATCGCGAATCTGCTCGGCGGCGTGACGGTGGCCGGCAAGATTCACCGCCTGGCTGCGATCGTCACCTTCGGGTATTTCTCCTATCATCTCTATACGCTGATTCAGAAAAAACGCCGTGAGCGCAAGAGCCTGCTCGCGTTCGTGTTTGATGCCAAGTCGCTTTGGTTCAACCGGCAGGACTTGAAGGACTTCGCCGCGACCGTGAAGTGGTTCCTGGGCCGGGGCGAACGGCCGGCTTACGGGCGCTGGACGTACTGGGAGAAGTTCGATTATCTGGCGGTGTTCTGGGGCGTCGCCATCATCGGCACTTCGGGCTTGATGCTGTGGTTCCCCGAGTTCTTCACCAAATTCCTGCCCGGCTGGCTGATCAATGTCGCCACCATCATTCACAGCGACGAGGCCCTGCTGGCGGTCGGCTTCATCTTCACCGTGCACTTCTTCAACACGCATTTGCGCCCGGAAGCCTTCCCGATGGACAAAGTGATCTTCACCGGCGTCACGCCGCTGGAAGAGTACAAAGCCATGCGGCCGCGGGAATATGAAGAACTCAAGGCCAGCGGTGAATTGCGCAAAGTGCTGGTCACCAAAACCATCTCCCCGCGCCGGGAGAAAATCCTGCAGGTCTTCGGTTTTCTATTCCTCAGCCTGGGTCTGATTCTGGTGGGATTGATCATCTATTCCGTGCTGTTCGGGTACAAATAG
- a CDS encoding Rieske (2Fe-2S) protein produces the protein MMANFFSRISRRSFLDYFLGGGAAALAGSVLFPVLKYIMPPAIPQAVQNDVVAGKVGELAPNSGKVFRFGNKPGILVRTPEGDYRAFSAVCTHLQCTVQYRDDFKHIWCACHNGHFDLTGRNLEGPPPRPLEEYRVEIRGEDIFAIRQT, from the coding sequence ATGATGGCAAATTTTTTTTCGCGAATCAGCCGGCGCTCCTTTCTCGACTATTTTCTCGGCGGCGGCGCAGCGGCACTGGCCGGCTCGGTTCTTTTCCCCGTGTTGAAATACATCATGCCGCCGGCGATTCCGCAAGCCGTGCAGAATGACGTGGTGGCGGGGAAAGTCGGCGAACTGGCGCCCAATTCCGGCAAGGTCTTCCGGTTCGGCAACAAACCCGGCATCTTGGTGCGCACGCCCGAGGGCGACTATCGCGCCTTCTCGGCGGTGTGCACGCATCTGCAATGCACGGTGCAATATCGCGACGATTTCAAGCACATTTGGTGCGCCTGTCACAACGGTCATTTTGATCTGACCGGCCGCAACCTCGAGGGGCCGCCGCCCCGGCCGCTGGAGGAGTATCGCGTCGAAATCCGCGGCGAGGATATTTTCGCGATACGGCAAACCTGA
- a CDS encoding hydrogenase small subunit, which yields MPDPNATIWQTMQAKGYTRRDFLRFCSFAAGLAGIEATGLARVVHAFENKPRPPVVWLHFQECTCCSESFIRSSHPIVADIVLDKLSLDYTETLQAAAGHQAEKCLHDTITNYAGQYILLVEGSVPMKDDGVYCMIAGRSAEDILLKCAKDAAAVIAWGSCASNGCIQGASPNPTNATPIHKVIDKPVINVPGCPPIADVMTGVVTHILVFGRMPALDGQGRPKEFYGRRVHDTCYRRPYYDAGLFVEAWDDEKARKGYCLYKMGCRGPVTYNACSVTRWNNGVSYPIQSGHGCIGCSENGFWDNGPFYQHLASFPGFGIESTADTIGTVVGVGAAVGVTAHAIVTNIRKRKLISEHMDESVADQQAKGGGR from the coding sequence ATGCCGGATCCCAATGCCACGATTTGGCAGACGATGCAGGCCAAGGGATACACGCGCCGTGATTTCCTGAGGTTTTGCAGTTTCGCTGCCGGCCTGGCCGGAATCGAAGCCACCGGCCTGGCACGAGTCGTTCACGCCTTCGAAAACAAGCCGAGGCCTCCGGTCGTCTGGCTCCACTTTCAGGAGTGCACCTGCTGCAGCGAATCCTTCATCCGCTCCTCCCACCCGATTGTCGCCGACATCGTGCTCGACAAACTCTCGCTGGACTACACTGAAACGCTGCAAGCGGCCGCCGGCCACCAGGCCGAGAAGTGTCTGCATGATACCATCACCAATTATGCCGGCCAGTACATTCTGCTGGTCGAAGGCTCCGTGCCGATGAAGGACGACGGCGTGTACTGCATGATTGCCGGCCGCTCCGCCGAAGACATTCTGCTGAAATGCGCCAAAGACGCGGCTGCGGTCATCGCCTGGGGCAGTTGCGCTTCCAACGGCTGCATTCAGGGCGCCAGCCCCAATCCCACCAACGCCACCCCGATTCACAAGGTCATCGACAAGCCGGTGATCAATGTGCCCGGCTGCCCGCCGATCGCGGATGTCATGACCGGCGTGGTGACGCATATTCTGGTTTTCGGCCGCATGCCTGCGCTCGACGGCCAGGGCCGGCCCAAGGAATTCTACGGCCGCCGCGTGCATGACACCTGCTATCGCCGGCCGTACTATGACGCCGGCCTGTTCGTGGAAGCGTGGGACGATGAGAAGGCCCGCAAAGGCTATTGCCTCTACAAAATGGGATGCCGCGGGCCGGTTACCTACAATGCCTGCTCCGTCACCCGCTGGAACAACGGCGTGAGCTATCCCATCCAATCCGGGCATGGCTGCATCGGCTGCAGCGAGAACGGCTTCTGGGATAATGGCCCGTTCTATCAGCATCTCGCCAGCTTCCCCGGCTTCGGCATCGAGAGTACCGCCGACACCATCGGCACCGTGGTGGGCGTGGGCGCTGCCGTGGGCGTCACGGCGCATGCCATCGTGACCAACATTCGCAAACGCAAGCTCATCAGCGAGCACATGGATGAATCAGTGGCTGACCAACAGGCGAAGGGAGGTGGGCGCTAA
- a CDS encoding cytochrome c family protein — protein MKKIFLWLILGLGMAGVVRAQTPPESSCLICHRQLDAELLAPVTAWENDIHAHNGLGCESCHGGNPSPAVAEDPEAAMSRAAGYRGKPGRKSIPELCAACHSDPAVIKKYNPALPTDQLASYRTSRHGELLFQKGDEKVAVCSDCHGTHGILAASDSRSSVYPLNVPGTCGRCHADAGYMAGYGIGVQQVADYDSSVHGIALLRHRDLAAPACNDCHGNHGAIPPEVKSIAHVCGRCHMNNAELFEKSPLAGPFQEMGLKQCETCHGNHSIVKPTDAMLDPNGEFSCAQCHEPESAGWKNGAEMFAIITEMKSKIHLADSLVGGAERAGMEVSEAKFIISSADDELIKARTQVHTFQSDLLRQTSQAGVDLASQAVGLGRAALQELQFRRQGLAVSMVIIFAVAVALYLKVRRKDREWQEGGARG, from the coding sequence ATGAAAAAAATATTCCTCTGGTTGATCCTGGGGCTCGGCATGGCCGGCGTGGTCCGTGCCCAAACGCCGCCGGAAAGCAGTTGCCTCATTTGCCATCGCCAGCTTGATGCCGAATTGTTGGCGCCCGTCACGGCTTGGGAGAATGACATTCATGCTCACAACGGCCTGGGTTGTGAGAGTTGCCACGGCGGCAACCCGAGTCCGGCGGTGGCGGAAGACCCGGAGGCAGCGATGAGCCGCGCTGCCGGCTACCGCGGCAAGCCCGGCCGCAAGAGCATCCCCGAGCTGTGCGCCGCCTGCCACAGCGATCCCGCCGTGATCAAGAAATACAACCCCGCGCTGCCCACCGATCAGTTGGCGAGTTACCGCACCAGCCGCCATGGCGAGCTGCTGTTTCAAAAGGGTGACGAGAAAGTCGCGGTGTGCAGCGATTGCCACGGTACGCACGGCATTCTGGCGGCCAGCGACTCGCGGTCTTCGGTCTATCCGTTGAACGTGCCGGGCACCTGCGGCCGCTGCCATGCCGATGCCGGCTACATGGCCGGTTATGGCATCGGCGTGCAGCAGGTGGCGGACTACGATTCCAGCGTGCACGGCATCGCGCTGCTGCGTCACCGCGACCTGGCCGCGCCGGCGTGCAACGACTGCCATGGCAACCATGGCGCGATTCCGCCGGAGGTCAAGAGCATCGCGCATGTTTGCGGCCGGTGCCACATGAACAATGCCGAGCTGTTTGAAAAAAGTCCGCTGGCCGGGCCGTTTCAAGAGATGGGTCTGAAACAGTGTGAGACCTGCCACGGCAACCACAGCATCGTCAAGCCCACCGACGCCATGCTGGATCCCAACGGCGAATTCTCCTGCGCGCAATGTCATGAGCCGGAAAGCGCCGGCTGGAAAAACGGCGCGGAGATGTTTGCCATTATCACGGAGATGAAATCCAAAATTCACCTGGCTGACAGCCTGGTGGGCGGCGCCGAGCGCGCCGGCATGGAAGTGAGCGAGGCCAAATTCATCATTTCCTCAGCCGATGATGAGCTGATCAAAGCCCGCACCCAGGTACACACCTTTCAATCCGACCTGCTGCGGCAGACCTCGCAGGCCGGAGTCGACCTGGCCAGTCAGGCGGTTGGGCTTGGCCGCGCCGCGCTGCAGGAACTGCAGTTTCGCCGCCAGGGGCTGGCCGTTTCCATGGTCATCATTTTTGCCGTGGCGGTCGCGCTCTATTTGAAAGTCCGGCGCAAAGACCGGGAGTGGCAGGAGGGTGGAGCGCGAGGCTGA